A DNA window from Centroberyx gerrardi isolate f3 chromosome 3, fCenGer3.hap1.cur.20231027, whole genome shotgun sequence contains the following coding sequences:
- the mab21l2 gene encoding protein mab-21-like 2, translated as MIATQAKLVYQLNKYYNERCQTRKAAIAKTIREVCKVVSDVLKEVEVQEPRFISSLSEIEARYEGMEVIAPNEFEVVLYLNQMGVFNFVDDGSLPGCAVLKLSDGRKRSMSLWVEFITASGYLSARKIRSRFQTLVAQAVDKCSYRDVVKMVADTSEVKLRIRERYVVQITPAFKCTGIWPRSAAQWPMPHIPWPGPNRVAEVKAEGFNLLSKECYSLTGKQSSAESDAWVLQFSEAENRLLMAGCRKKCLSILKTLRDRHLELPGQPLNNYHMKTLLLYECEKHPRETDWDESCLGDRLNGILLQLISCLQCRRCPHYFLPNLDLFQGKPHSALEAAAKQTWRLAREILTNAKSLDKL; from the coding sequence ATGATTGCGACGCAGGCAAAGCTGGTTTACCAGCTAAACAAATATTACAACGAGAGATGCCAAACTCGCAAAGCGGCCATTGCGAAGACCATCAGGGAGGTTTGTAAAGTGGTGTCGGATGTCCTGAAAGAGGTGGAAGTGCAGGAGCCCCGTTTTATCAGCTCCCTCAGTGAGATAGAGGCGCGCTATGAGGGGATGGAGGTCATCGCCCCCAATGAGTTTGAGGTGGTGCTTTACCTCAACCAAATGGGGGTGTTCAACTTTGTGGACGACGGCTCCTTGCCCGGCTGCGCGGTGCTGAAGCTGAGTGACGGCCGAAAAAGGAGCATGTCGCTGTGGGTCGAGTTCATCACCGCCTCGGGCTACCTATCAGCCAGAAAGATCCGCTCCAGGTTTCAGACTCTGGTAGCGCAGGCCGTGGATAAATGCAGCTACCGTGACGTGGTTAAAATGGTAGCGGACACCAGCGAGGTCAAACTACGGATCAGGGAGAGGTATGTGGTGCAGATCACCCCCGCGTTCAAGTGCACTGGGATTTGGCCTAGGAGCGCAGCTCAGTGGCCCATGCCCCACATCCCCTGGCCCGGTCCTAACCGGGTAGCCGAAGTCAAAGCCGAGGGTTTCAACCTCCTCTCCAAAGAGTGCTACTCGTTAACGGGGAAGCAGAGCTCAGCTGAGAGCGACGCCTGGGTGTTGCAGTTCAGCGAGGCCGAGAACAGGCTGCTGATGGCCGGCTGCAGGAAGAAATGTCTGTCCATCCTGAAGACTCTGCGGGACCGTCACCTGGAGCTGCCGGGACAGCCGCTCAACAACTACCACATGAAGACCCTGCTGCTGTACGAGTGTGAGAAACACCCGAGAGAGACCGACTGGGACGAGTCTTGCCTCGGAGACCGACTGAATGGCATCCTGCTGCAGCTCATCTCCTGTCTGCAGTGTCGCAGATGTCCCCATTACTTCTTGCCAAACTTGGACTTGTTTCAGGGAAAGCCTCACTCAGCCCTGGAGGCTGCAGCCAAGCAGACGTGGAGACTAGCGAGGGAAATCCTCACCAATGCTAAAAGTTTGGACAAATTATAA